From Kiritimatiellales bacterium, a single genomic window includes:
- a CDS encoding 7-carboxy-7-deazaguanine synthase QueE, whose amino-acid sequence MNTTAYISEIFSSAQGEGVNIGRRQLFVRVCDCHRDCLYCDTETARTDSVRIETVPGSGKFSFAPNPLSPAKLLDLLQQLNAPQLAHADLFITGGEPLLQVEFLGKFIPTAKHTLKLPVHLETSGDLPDAFAKIAPAVDHILMDIKLPSVTGEPGTWNAHAAFLALINEYKISATIKLVVNSATSDDDLKTAADLIRTSQTPAAIVLQPMTAALRMKNVPTAQQILMWQSNISCAIGRGVRIIPQSHKMMGLL is encoded by the coding sequence ATGAATACAACAGCATATATCAGCGAAATTTTCAGCTCGGCGCAGGGCGAAGGGGTGAATATCGGCCGGCGCCAGCTGTTTGTACGCGTTTGCGACTGCCACCGGGACTGTCTCTATTGCGACACAGAAACGGCACGTACGGATTCCGTCCGCATTGAAACCGTTCCCGGCAGCGGTAAATTTTCGTTTGCACCGAATCCGCTGTCGCCGGCAAAACTGCTGGACCTTTTACAGCAATTGAATGCGCCGCAACTTGCACATGCCGATCTATTCATCACCGGCGGTGAGCCGCTGCTGCAGGTCGAATTTCTGGGGAAATTTATACCGACGGCAAAACACACACTGAAACTGCCGGTGCATCTGGAAACCAGCGGCGACCTGCCGGACGCGTTTGCAAAAATTGCACCGGCGGTGGATCATATATTGATGGATATCAAACTGCCGAGCGTTACCGGCGAACCCGGAACATGGAACGCACATGCCGCATTTCTTGCGTTAATTAATGAATATAAAATTTCAGCAACGATCAAGCTGGTTGTCAATTCCGCTACAAGTGACGACGATCTAAAAACAGCGGCGGATTTAATCCGTACTTCCCAAACACCGGCGGCAATAGTTTTACAACCGATGACAGCGGCATTGCGTATGAAAAATGTTCCGACGGCGCAGCAGATACTGATGTGGCAGTCGAACATATCGTGCGCAATCGGACGCGGGGTGCGTATTATTCCGCAAAGTCATAAAATGATGGGACTGCTTTGA